Proteins from a genomic interval of Dehalococcoidia bacterium:
- a CDS encoding NAD-binding protein encodes MKRQVVVIGLGRFGVSLVKTLYEMGHNVLAIDSDEAAVQSVAAWTAHAVKADATDETVLDRLGVRNFDVAVVAMGAGVQ; translated from the coding sequence GTGAAACGACAGGTAGTTGTTATTGGGCTGGGACGATTTGGCGTGAGTCTGGTGAAGACGCTGTACGAGATGGGACATAATGTGCTCGCCATTGATAGCGATGAGGCAGCGGTCCAGAGTGTAGCGGCATGGACAGCCCATGCGGTCAAGGCTGATGCCACTGACGAGACGGTCCTCGATAGACTGGGAGTCCGTAATTTCGATGTGGCTGTAGTGGCGATGGGAGCAGGGGTTCAGA